In a genomic window of Candidatus Izemoplasma sp.:
- a CDS encoding type 1 glutamine amidotransferase domain-containing protein, with protein MKKVAILVANLFEDNELFYPYYRLQEAGYIVELIGHKAKQAYTSKHDQSTTSHKAVKDIKAADYDAVVIPGGYSPDYMRRSPDMIDFVKEMNTLKKPIAAICHGPWMMISSCDLTDKTLTGFYSIQDDIKHAGATYVDREVVVDDNLITSRTPNDLPVFVKTLIEQMA; from the coding sequence ATGAAAAAAGTCGCCATTTTAGTAGCAAACTTATTTGAGGATAATGAATTATTCTATCCTTATTACAGACTACAAGAAGCTGGCTATATTGTTGAACTTATTGGTCACAAAGCAAAACAAGCTTATACGAGCAAGCATGACCAAAGCACAACAAGTCACAAAGCAGTAAAAGATATTAAAGCAGCGGACTATGATGCGGTTGTGATTCCCGGTGGATACTCACCAGATTATATGCGCCGTTCACCTGATATGATTGACTTTGTCAAAGAGATGAACACTCTCAAAAAACCTATTGCTGCAATCTGTCATGGTCCATGGATGATGATTTCTAGCTGTGACTTGACTGACAAAACCTTAACCGGATTTTATTCTATTCAAGATGATATTAAACACGCTGGTGCAACATATGTTGATCGTGAAGTTGTGGTTGATGATAACTTAATCACATCACGGACACCAAACGATTTGCCTGTCTTTGTGAAGACGTTAATTGAACAGATGGCTTAA
- a CDS encoding MFS transporter has protein sequence MSWLKTDGRVVIPGILMMLVMGSVYSYSVFRLPIESYYDVSTSQSGTPYMLSLFFYAVFMGISGKILERIHLFYVMLIGVFCISIGWLIAYFSSLFILLSIGYGLFIGTGIGLIYGIPLMVITQQFPHKKGLYLGLVLLGFGLSPFVTAPFLQSLVENVGLHSTFLVMSVLTLVILTVLAFFYKGYSNTSQHLTLKPFKETLKQSNYLFLYLLFFIATFIGLSVIGFSSTYAVNVLHYSLKEAAVFVSLFAIFNGVGRVIFGFLTDRYHLGNVMLLSFVSIMISTLCIVLFVESVMFFILAFSILWMNLGGWLAIAPAATSQLFGNIAYPRNYGFLFSAYGLSALAGVYITGNLIDYYGQYQSTFMLFLILSTLALFVTLKFKHQLKNII, from the coding sequence ATGTCATGGCTAAAAACAGATGGGAGAGTAGTAATTCCAGGGATACTTATGATGCTTGTTATGGGAAGTGTTTATAGTTACTCAGTTTTTCGTTTACCGATTGAATCCTATTATGATGTATCAACGAGTCAAAGTGGCACACCTTACATGCTCAGTTTGTTTTTCTATGCTGTTTTCATGGGGATTAGTGGTAAAATTTTAGAACGTATACATTTATTTTATGTGATGTTAATTGGGGTGTTTTGTATATCAATTGGCTGGTTGATTGCGTATTTCAGCTCCCTTTTTATATTGTTATCAATCGGATATGGTTTATTTATTGGAACTGGAATTGGGTTAATTTATGGGATTCCTTTAATGGTAATAACGCAACAATTCCCCCATAAAAAAGGTCTATACCTAGGACTTGTACTGCTTGGGTTTGGATTAAGTCCATTCGTAACTGCTCCATTTTTACAATCACTTGTAGAAAACGTGGGACTTCATTCAACCTTTCTCGTGATGAGTGTATTAACATTGGTTATATTGACTGTTTTAGCGTTCTTTTATAAAGGATACTCGAATACTTCTCAGCATCTTACCTTAAAACCATTTAAAGAGACTTTAAAACAAAGCAACTACCTGTTTTTATATCTACTATTTTTTATCGCAACCTTCATTGGACTAAGTGTTATAGGATTTAGTTCTACATATGCCGTGAATGTTTTACATTATTCATTGAAAGAAGCTGCTGTATTTGTATCATTGTTTGCTATTTTTAATGGTGTGGGCCGTGTTATATTTGGTTTTTTAACTGACCGATATCATTTAGGGAATGTAATGCTTTTATCATTTGTATCAATTATGATAAGCACGTTGTGTATCGTGCTCTTTGTAGAAAGTGTGATGTTTTTCATTCTTGCTTTTTCAATCCTTTGGATGAACTTGGGTGGTTGGTTAGCAATAGCACCGGCCGCAACATCTCAATTGTTTGGAAATATCGCATATCCTAGAAATTATGGATTTTTATTTAGTGCCTACGGTCTTAGTGCCTTAGCAGGAGTCTACATTACGGGAAACTTAATCGATTACTATGGACAGTATCAATCAACATTTATGTTGTTCCTAATTTTATCAACCCTTGCACTGTTTGTCACACTGAAGTTTAAACACCAATTGAAAAATATTATATAG
- a CDS encoding iron ABC transporter permease — translation MILPLLRKTNDKFIFTIMGLIIPFFVLLPLIQLVIKSFGESSLYFQTLWESKALLEGIIKTVELIVKVGLFSSIIGFLLAYLMTFFNIKYRRVVNILIILPLAIPVYVAAYTYTNIFYYLPFLETLIKQPFFMNGAVFIYSLFLYPYVYLASKSYLKKNLTDYVEASLTLGQSHFRMFFKLILPLSRPVIIGSMLFALFETLSDFAVVEYYGVLTLSRYVNLAWFGQGDFVSAARFALYILVIMFVLIFVERRSRVNKRYSSADSTHGHLALRTPNFIQGLATYGFIITIISLGALLPITQMIVSVISNYRYLPNLDILTITFNTLLITSITIVLIILVALILTTITVHIKGRKKQVLASVSVIGYAIPSMVLALGLYLLFIRFDQFLYRLFNPIGLNKMLITSTITILIIGFFIKFFSIAYSNLLSAYNRMDYALLEASENLGETKFSTLIRVTIPVLKRSIFAVAIILFIDMVKELTIVYSLRPFNFKTLSTEVYRYAGNEMISIAAFPSLIIILLCTGLIIYLEEGNKR, via the coding sequence ATGATATTACCTCTCTTACGTAAAACTAATGACAAGTTCATATTCACAATAATGGGGTTAATTATCCCATTTTTTGTGTTATTACCACTTATTCAATTAGTTATTAAATCTTTTGGAGAAAGTTCATTATATTTTCAAACACTATGGGAAAGCAAAGCCTTATTAGAGGGGATCATCAAAACAGTTGAACTTATTGTTAAAGTCGGCCTCTTCTCATCAATAATTGGTTTCTTATTAGCTTACTTAATGACATTTTTTAATATTAAGTATAGGCGTGTCGTTAATATACTTATTATATTACCCTTAGCCATACCTGTTTATGTTGCGGCGTATACATATACAAACATTTTTTACTACTTACCTTTTTTAGAGACTTTAATTAAACAACCCTTCTTTATGAATGGTGCTGTATTTATTTATAGTCTATTCTTATACCCTTATGTGTATCTTGCCTCAAAGTCCTATTTGAAGAAAAACTTAACGGATTATGTAGAAGCATCTTTAACACTCGGACAATCACATTTTAGAATGTTTTTTAAACTGATTTTACCATTATCTCGTCCAGTGATTATTGGATCCATGCTTTTTGCTTTATTTGAAACATTATCGGACTTTGCGGTTGTGGAATATTATGGAGTATTAACCTTATCTAGGTATGTTAATCTAGCATGGTTTGGTCAAGGTGACTTTGTCAGTGCTGCACGGTTTGCCTTATACATCCTTGTTATTATGTTTGTTTTGATCTTTGTAGAACGTCGAAGCAGGGTAAACAAACGGTATTCTAGCGCAGATAGTACGCATGGACACTTAGCTTTAAGAACCCCTAATTTCATTCAAGGATTAGCTACCTATGGCTTTATTATTACAATCATCTCTTTAGGCGCTTTATTGCCAATTACACAAATGATCGTTTCTGTGATCAGCAACTATCGTTACTTACCTAACTTAGATATTTTAACCATTACATTTAATACCTTGTTAATAACATCTATTACGATTGTACTGATTATTTTGGTTGCGCTTATTTTAACGACAATTACTGTCCATATTAAAGGACGTAAGAAACAGGTACTCGCCAGTGTCTCAGTGATCGGGTATGCTATCCCTTCGATGGTACTAGCACTGGGGTTGTATCTATTATTTATTCGTTTTGATCAATTCCTCTACCGATTATTTAATCCTATTGGCCTAAATAAAATGCTCATCACATCGACCATAACAATTTTAATTATTGGGTTCTTTATCAAGTTTTTTTCAATTGCTTATTCAAACCTCTTGTCTGCCTATAACCGCATGGACTATGCGTTATTAGAAGCTTCTGAGAATTTAGGTGAGACTAAATTTTCTACCTTAATTAGAGTAACCATTCCAGTATTAAAACGGTCTATTTTCGCCGTAGCTATTATCCTTTTTATAGATATGGTGAAAGAATTAACGATTGTATATAGTCTAAGGCCGTTTAATTTTAAAACGCTGTCGACAGAAGTTTATCGGTATGCCGGGAATGAAATGATCAGTATCGCCGCATTCCCTTCACTCATCATCATTTTATTGTGTACTGGATTAATTATTTATTTGGAAGAAGGTAATAAACGATGA
- a CDS encoding copper-translocating P-type ATPase produces MDKEHNHSDNHGNHNHKDHHKMMIDDFKKRFYIVLVLTIPILILSPTVQDWISLTFSFPGDAYLLMGLSTIAFFYGGWPFLKGSYKEIFKETIGMMTLIALALTVAYVYSSATILGLEGKDFFWELVTLILIMLLGHWIEMKSVVSASSALDELAKLIPDDTHRVTDDRTEDVLTSEIEEDDIVLVKPSERIPLDGVIVEGNSHIDESVLTGESQPVHKDVGDEVIAGAINGNKAIKVKITHKSGDSYVSNVIKIVEEAQSSKSKTQNFTDKAAFYLTVVAISVGIGTLITWFIITGDLAFSITRMATVMIITCPHALGLAIPLVVANSTTLAAKNGLIIRNRTAFENSRNITAMVFDKTGTLTEGEFAISEYNTLNDKQSKEDILIIAGSLEHASEHSIAQAFMKAIDDADLDQRDVKDFEIIQGKGVKGKIDGTLYYVVSKNYLQELDLTLPEDVSIESTGTQSFLVTEDSVLGYFVLKDQLRESSKESIQTLKDRGIECWMLTGDNEAVAKEVAEELDLDGYFAEVLPDQKQDKIKSLQDDDYIVAMTGDGVNDAPALAQADIGIAVGSGTDVAVETADIILANSDPKDIVDLQYFGTKTYQKMIQNLIWATAYNVIAIPLAAGVLYNQGILIPPSVGAVVMSLSTVVVAINAKLLSFDRS; encoded by the coding sequence ATGGATAAAGAACATAATCATTCTGATAATCACGGAAATCACAATCACAAAGATCATCATAAAATGATGATTGATGATTTTAAAAAACGGTTTTATATTGTATTAGTATTGACGATTCCTATTTTGATATTATCCCCTACTGTACAAGACTGGATTTCTTTAACCTTTAGTTTTCCAGGAGATGCTTATCTATTGATGGGCTTATCGACCATTGCATTTTTCTATGGGGGCTGGCCATTTCTGAAAGGTAGTTATAAAGAGATCTTTAAAGAAACCATTGGTATGATGACCCTTATTGCATTAGCACTCACAGTTGCTTATGTTTACAGTAGTGCGACAATACTTGGGTTAGAGGGTAAAGATTTCTTTTGGGAACTAGTTACTTTGATTCTCATTATGTTGCTTGGGCATTGGATAGAAATGAAGTCGGTTGTCAGTGCATCGAGTGCACTGGATGAACTAGCTAAACTGATTCCTGATGATACCCATAGAGTAACTGATGATAGAACGGAAGATGTCTTAACCAGTGAGATTGAAGAAGATGACATTGTTTTAGTCAAGCCAAGTGAACGCATACCATTGGATGGTGTTATCGTAGAAGGCAACAGTCATATCGATGAATCTGTGCTTACAGGTGAATCTCAACCTGTTCACAAAGATGTGGGTGATGAAGTTATTGCTGGGGCGATAAACGGTAATAAAGCGATTAAAGTCAAAATCACACATAAATCTGGTGACTCTTATGTCTCGAATGTTATTAAGATTGTAGAAGAGGCCCAATCATCAAAATCAAAGACACAAAATTTTACTGATAAAGCAGCGTTTTACTTAACAGTTGTGGCTATCTCTGTCGGGATTGGAACATTAATAACATGGTTTATTATTACAGGAGACTTAGCCTTTTCAATCACACGCATGGCTACTGTTATGATTATTACCTGTCCGCATGCTTTAGGATTAGCCATTCCCCTTGTGGTTGCAAACTCAACAACCTTAGCAGCTAAGAATGGTCTGATTATTAGAAATCGCACTGCATTTGAAAACTCACGAAATATTACTGCGATGGTCTTTGATAAAACAGGAACATTGACCGAAGGCGAATTTGCTATTAGTGAATATAATACATTAAATGATAAACAATCAAAAGAAGATATTTTGATCATTGCAGGCAGTTTAGAGCATGCTTCTGAACATTCAATTGCCCAAGCATTTATGAAAGCAATTGATGACGCTGACCTTGATCAACGTGATGTAAAAGATTTTGAAATCATTCAAGGAAAAGGGGTCAAAGGTAAAATTGATGGAACACTATACTATGTTGTTAGTAAGAACTATCTTCAGGAACTCGATTTAACATTACCCGAAGATGTATCCATTGAATCTACGGGTACACAATCTTTTTTAGTCACTGAAGATTCAGTGTTAGGATATTTTGTCCTCAAAGATCAGTTAAGAGAGTCATCTAAAGAGTCAATTCAAACTCTTAAAGACCGTGGTATTGAATGTTGGATGCTTACAGGAGATAATGAAGCAGTTGCGAAAGAAGTCGCAGAAGAACTTGATTTAGATGGATATTTTGCTGAAGTGTTACCAGATCAAAAGCAAGATAAGATTAAATCATTACAAGATGATGATTATATCGTCGCAATGACTGGTGATGGTGTCAATGACGCGCCTGCTTTAGCACAAGCAGACATTGGTATTGCCGTTGGATCAGGAACAGATGTCGCAGTAGAAACCGCTGATATAATCTTAGCTAATAGTGATCCTAAAGATATCGTAGACCTACAGTATTTTGGAACGAAAACTTATCAAAAAATGATTCAAAACTTAATATGGGCAACTGCCTATAATGTTATTGCTATTCCATTAGCAGCCGGTGTGCTTTACAATCAAGGTATCCTTATCCCACCGAGTGTAGGTGCTGTTGTCATGTCATTAAGTACCGTAGTTGTAGCGATTAATGCAAAATTATTATCGTTTGACAGATCATAA
- the fetB gene encoding iron export ABC transporter permease subunit FetB → MNNGIIEIGYYQLAIAYIFIIIILFLMKRRHISREKELFIATVRMTAQLILVGYILAYILNNPHPLISLGVILLMVTFAIYTVFSKFKGQLSRPLKHVIAFALFAGTLPVLMFFTWAVIGIEPYYNPQYLIPLTGMIIGNSMTGISLGIKTLVEGFTTQKDEVVEALILGASAKEASNNIINSAFDSAIMPTINSMLGMGIIFLPGMMTGQILSGVDPRLSVLYQIAIMLGILGGVSLTTYIALIVGYKTYFNHQVQLIDFSYLDE, encoded by the coding sequence ATGAATAATGGCATAATTGAAATTGGTTATTATCAATTGGCAATTGCGTATATATTTATCATCATTATTTTATTTTTAATGAAACGCCGTCACATTTCACGAGAAAAAGAACTATTCATTGCAACGGTCAGAATGACTGCACAATTAATTTTGGTTGGGTATATCCTTGCCTATATTCTAAACAATCCCCATCCATTAATCAGTTTAGGTGTTATTTTACTTATGGTAACCTTTGCTATATATACGGTCTTTAGTAAGTTTAAAGGACAGTTATCTAGACCCTTAAAACATGTCATCGCATTTGCGTTGTTTGCAGGTACATTACCCGTATTAATGTTTTTCACCTGGGCTGTCATTGGGATAGAACCATATTATAATCCTCAGTATTTAATACCACTGACTGGGATGATTATTGGTAATTCAATGACAGGTATTAGTTTAGGTATTAAGACTTTGGTTGAAGGATTTACGACCCAAAAAGATGAGGTTGTAGAGGCTTTAATTCTTGGCGCGAGTGCTAAAGAGGCTTCGAATAATATTATTAATTCTGCCTTTGATTCAGCTATTATGCCAACCATTAATTCAATGCTTGGTATGGGCATTATATTTCTACCAGGTATGATGACAGGTCAAATATTATCTGGCGTAGATCCTAGATTATCTGTTTTATATCAAATAGCAATTATGCTAGGCATTTTAGGTGGCGTAAGTTTAACAACATATATTGCTTTAATAGTCGGCTATAAAACATATTTTAATCATCAAGTACAATTAATTGACTTTTCATACCTTGACGAATAA
- a CDS encoding class I SAM-dependent methyltransferase: MSLWNKGWFNFLIAPIYGWFYKGQYKRYKKVVTDMQETLDVTDFHTAIDLGCGTGAMCAVLHDLGLDVTGIDQAKSMIKVAKKKTKNRDITFLEHDLLEGIPFNDKRFDIAITSYVAHGLTIEERKKLYQEMCRLATKWVIIHDYNDERAFYTSTVEWFEGGNYFTFIKDPKLEIEQHIQELETCFEEVQVVQVDIRANWYICKPKSL; encoded by the coding sequence ATGAGTTTATGGAACAAAGGTTGGTTTAATTTTTTGATTGCACCAATATATGGTTGGTTTTATAAAGGACAATATAAGCGGTACAAAAAAGTTGTCACAGATATGCAAGAGACCTTAGATGTTACAGACTTTCATACTGCAATAGATTTGGGTTGTGGCACAGGGGCTATGTGCGCTGTTTTACATGACCTAGGATTAGACGTCACAGGTATAGACCAAGCGAAATCAATGATTAAAGTGGCTAAGAAGAAAACGAAAAACCGTGATATAACGTTTTTAGAACATGACTTACTAGAAGGTATCCCGTTCAATGATAAGCGATTTGATATAGCTATAACATCCTATGTTGCACATGGGTTAACCATCGAAGAACGTAAAAAGCTATATCAAGAAATGTGTCGTCTTGCGACAAAATGGGTCATTATCCATGATTATAACGATGAACGTGCTTTTTATACATCAACAGTAGAGTGGTTTGAAGGTGGCAATTACTTTACATTCATTAAGGACCCAAAACTTGAAATTGAACAACACATTCAGGAACTTGAAACATGCTTTGAGGAAGTACAAGTTGTACAAGTAGATATCCGGGCAAACTGGTATATTTGTAAACCGAAGTCATTATAG
- a CDS encoding ABC transporter ATP-binding protein → MLYTGENLRYKTVLDIDQFTIEEHQITVLLGPSGGGKTTFLTLLNKMISPTEGTLMFHDKPIDEFDSVQLRKNVVLLQQTPYLFKETVLDNFKIIAKYHDLKVDKDKIQQLLKDVDLNKKLDDHIKNFSGGEKQRLALARLLYCHADVILLDEPSSSLDEKTEAFVIKKIVEYVKNNNKSLIMITHSTKIAKTYAEKIIKIENGQIKEVIDNE, encoded by the coding sequence ATGCTTTACACTGGAGAAAATCTACGTTACAAAACGGTTCTTGATATCGATCAGTTTACAATAGAAGAACATCAAATAACAGTTTTATTAGGGCCAAGTGGGGGTGGAAAAACAACATTCCTCACACTGTTAAATAAAATGATTTCACCTACAGAAGGCACTTTGATGTTTCATGATAAACCCATTGATGAATTTGATTCGGTTCAATTAAGAAAAAATGTTGTCTTATTACAACAAACCCCCTATCTTTTTAAGGAGACAGTGTTAGATAATTTTAAAATCATCGCCAAATATCACGATTTAAAGGTTGATAAAGATAAGATTCAACAATTACTTAAAGATGTTGATTTAAATAAAAAATTAGATGATCATATCAAAAATTTTTCAGGTGGCGAAAAGCAGCGCCTTGCCTTAGCAAGGCTTCTCTATTGTCATGCGGATGTAATTCTTTTAGATGAACCATCAAGCAGTTTAGATGAAAAAACTGAAGCGTTTGTAATTAAGAAGATTGTTGAGTACGTCAAAAATAATAATAAGTCACTTATTATGATTACCCACTCAACAAAGATAGCAAAGACCTATGCTGAAAAAATCATTAAAATTGAAAATGGACAGATTAAAGAGGTGATTGATAATGAATAA
- a CDS encoding DUF1801 domain-containing protein — protein MKEDVSTVKDYINALSQEKKHVINRLRKTIQANLPKGFEETCQYHMISYVVPLSLYPKGYLNKKDTPLPLLSLEAQKHHIAIYHMALYMSPNLMRWFKQRYQETVNHRLDMGKSCIRFKHLDDIPYELIGELVAKITPKEFILQYESVRK, from the coding sequence ATGAAAGAAGATGTAAGTACGGTAAAAGACTACATTAATGCTTTATCTCAAGAGAAGAAACACGTCATCAATCGGTTACGAAAGACTATTCAAGCTAATCTACCAAAAGGTTTTGAAGAAACTTGTCAGTATCATATGATTAGTTATGTAGTTCCGTTATCACTATATCCTAAAGGCTATCTAAATAAGAAAGATACACCGTTACCTTTACTAAGTTTGGAAGCTCAAAAACATCATATTGCCATATACCATATGGCACTATATATGTCCCCTAATCTAATGAGGTGGTTTAAACAACGATATCAAGAAACAGTAAATCACAGGTTAGATATGGGTAAAAGTTGTATTCGCTTTAAACATCTAGATGATATTCCATATGAACTAATAGGTGAACTTGTCGCAAAAATTACGCCAAAAGAATTCATCTTACAGTATGAATCAGTTCGTAAATAG
- a CDS encoding ABC transporter ATP-binding protein: MIQLKDITFSYDIKTPVLNDFNLTLKPGEIIAVQGKSGIGKSTVLRLIAGLETPDSGHIFLDGVCINDVPAHKREVGYVFQNNALFPHLTVEKNIAYGIYNLSRNEQQKRIQKIAKKLDIIELLKRYPHEISGGQKQRVAIARTLVTEPKVLLLDEPFSALDAELKSQIQFDIKRVLQSLHITTILVTHDINDALALEARIVNI, encoded by the coding sequence ATGATTCAATTAAAAGATATTACATTTTCATATGACATAAAAACACCTGTTTTAAACGACTTTAACTTAACCTTGAAGCCGGGTGAGATAATCGCAGTTCAGGGGAAAAGTGGCATCGGAAAATCAACAGTTCTTCGTCTCATCGCAGGACTGGAAACACCTGATTCAGGTCATATTTTCTTAGATGGTGTATGTATAAACGATGTGCCAGCTCATAAACGTGAAGTTGGATATGTCTTTCAAAACAATGCTTTATTTCCCCATTTAACTGTCGAGAAAAATATTGCATATGGTATTTATAATCTATCCCGTAATGAGCAACAAAAAAGAATTCAGAAGATTGCTAAAAAGTTAGATATTATTGAATTACTAAAACGGTATCCTCATGAAATAAGCGGTGGACAAAAACAGCGCGTAGCTATCGCAAGAACATTGGTGACTGAACCGAAGGTATTGTTACTTGATGAACCTTTTAGCGCACTTGATGCCGAATTAAAATCACAGATTCAATTTGATATTAAACGTGTGTTACAATCATTACATATTACAACAATCTTAGTAACACATGATATAAATGATGCCCTTGCGCTTGAAGCGCGTATCGTAAATATATAA
- a CDS encoding aldo/keto reductase, with translation MKYRKLGKTDVSVSEISLGCWQLGGKWGDPYDDELAFKTLKTATELDITCFDTADVYQGGMSENAIGRYIKTLKEKPFVITKAGRKSNPHIAEAYNEETLRKYVDDSRENMDVDALDMVLLHCPPTDVYYMPEVFKLMDTLKEEGKIKHYGVSVERVEEGLKAMEYEGVEAIEIIFNMFRLRPAELFFEQAKLHNVGVIVRVPLASGLLSGKFSKDTTFKKDDHRNFNRNGEAFDKGETFSGVDFETGLKAVDELKSLFPDKSLPQLALRYILMFDAVSTVIPGASKTEHVKSNVQAVDLDPLTDEEMAKIKSVYNKYIKEPVHYMW, from the coding sequence ATGAAGTATAGAAAATTAGGGAAAACAGATGTATCCGTTAGTGAAATATCACTTGGTTGTTGGCAATTAGGTGGTAAATGGGGCGATCCTTATGATGATGAGTTAGCATTTAAGACGCTCAAAACGGCAACGGAATTAGATATTACTTGTTTTGATACAGCGGATGTTTATCAAGGTGGCATGAGTGAAAATGCCATCGGGAGATATATTAAAACACTTAAAGAAAAACCATTTGTTATTACAAAAGCCGGAAGAAAATCAAATCCGCATATTGCAGAAGCCTATAATGAAGAAACCTTACGTAAGTATGTAGATGACTCAAGAGAAAACATGGATGTTGATGCATTAGACATGGTGTTATTACATTGTCCACCAACAGATGTCTACTACATGCCTGAGGTCTTTAAGTTAATGGACACACTTAAAGAAGAAGGTAAGATTAAGCACTATGGTGTGAGCGTTGAACGTGTAGAAGAAGGCTTAAAAGCAATGGAATATGAGGGTGTAGAAGCCATTGAAATTATTTTCAATATGTTCCGATTACGTCCAGCTGAGTTATTCTTTGAACAAGCTAAATTGCACAATGTTGGCGTTATTGTCCGTGTCCCATTAGCGAGTGGATTATTATCAGGTAAATTCTCGAAAGATACGACATTTAAAAAGGATGATCACCGTAACTTTAATCGTAATGGTGAAGCATTTGATAAAGGTGAAACTTTTAGTGGCGTAGATTTTGAAACAGGATTAAAGGCTGTTGATGAGTTAAAATCTTTATTTCCAGATAAATCATTACCTCAACTTGCCTTACGTTACATATTAATGTTTGATGCCGTATCGACTGTTATTCCAGGTGCTAGTAAAACAGAACATGTCAAAAGCAATGTTCAAGCTGTTGATTTAGACCCATTAACCGATGAAGAAATGGCTAAAATAAAATCTGTGTATAATAAGTACATCAAAGAACCCGTCCATTATATGTGGTAA
- a CDS encoding GGDEF domain-containing protein, producing the protein MEERLRELLEQDDLTKAYNRRELYNVLNGLIEQYNKTGERFSLIMYDIDHFKKINDQHGHLIGDKILKELSQYIIDHKRSKDTLFRYGGEEFIITLGDTKLDGAKQLAKRFKEGISEVDFTDVSEMTVSMGVVEYHDNERPDDLLKRVDEFMYKAKEAGRDQIKFE; encoded by the coding sequence ATGGAAGAACGCTTAAGAGAATTATTAGAACAAGATGACTTAACTAAAGCCTATAATCGTCGTGAACTATATAATGTATTAAATGGATTGATCGAACAATACAATAAAACAGGCGAAAGATTCTCCTTAATTATGTATGATATTGATCATTTTAAAAAGATCAATGATCAACATGGACATTTAATAGGAGATAAAATATTAAAAGAATTGTCACAATATATCATAGATCACAAACGGTCAAAAGACACACTCTTTCGATATGGTGGAGAAGAGTTTATTATTACCTTAGGTGATACCAAGTTAGACGGTGCTAAGCAATTAGCAAAACGCTTTAAAGAGGGTATTTCTGAAGTAGATTTTACTGATGTAAGTGAAATGACTGTCAGTATGGGTGTGGTTGAGTACCATGACAATGAAAGACCAGATGATTTATTAAAACGTGTAGATGAGTTTATGTATAAAGCTAAAGAAGCTGGCCGAGACCAAATTAAATTTGAATAA